A window from Streptomyces sp. NBC_00299 encodes these proteins:
- a CDS encoding MFS transporter has protein sequence MTLSPARVPELGVRRLTATLYGYSFLDDFVLLYPVYALLFADTGMSLWQISSLFALWSITGVVLEVPSGAWADAVSRRRLLWIGPLLTAVGFGLWVAVPSYWAFAAGFVLWGAGGALGSGALEALVYDELDHVGAADRYARVMGRSRAARLLGTVASTGLAGPVFTQGGYTAVGAASFLACVLTALTATRFPEHRVRPETGGDSWATTLRTGLAQVRRDRSVRGALLLLPAVAAVWGALDEYTPLLVREIGFAEATVPYLIMLIWAGVTAGSLLAGPAERLGTRGLAALLAGAALALAVGAAARSLAGIALLSLAFAGFQLAEVLADVRLQHRIDESRRATLTSVASLGTELATVATFGVYALLGTGAAHSTVFAVLAVPYLVTALALARSRAATARP, from the coding sequence ATGACACTCTCACCTGCACGCGTGCCCGAACTCGGCGTCCGCCGCCTCACGGCCACGCTGTACGGCTACTCGTTCCTCGACGACTTCGTCCTGCTCTACCCGGTGTACGCGCTGCTGTTCGCCGACACCGGCATGTCGCTCTGGCAGATCTCCTCCCTGTTCGCCCTGTGGTCGATCACCGGCGTCGTGCTGGAGGTCCCCTCCGGCGCCTGGGCCGACGCCGTCTCGCGGCGCCGGCTGCTGTGGATCGGCCCGCTGCTCACGGCCGTCGGCTTCGGACTGTGGGTGGCCGTCCCGTCGTACTGGGCCTTCGCGGCCGGCTTCGTCCTGTGGGGCGCCGGCGGCGCACTCGGCTCCGGTGCGCTGGAGGCGCTGGTGTACGACGAGCTGGACCACGTCGGCGCCGCCGACCGGTACGCCCGGGTCATGGGCAGGTCCCGGGCCGCGCGACTGCTGGGCACCGTCGCCTCCACCGGCCTCGCGGGGCCCGTCTTCACCCAGGGCGGCTACACGGCCGTCGGCGCCGCGAGCTTCCTGGCCTGTGTGCTGACCGCCCTCACCGCGACCCGGTTCCCGGAGCACCGGGTGCGGCCGGAGACCGGGGGTGACAGCTGGGCGACGACCCTGCGGACCGGACTCGCCCAGGTACGCAGGGACCGTTCGGTGCGTGGTGCCCTGCTGCTGCTCCCGGCCGTGGCCGCCGTATGGGGCGCCCTCGACGAGTACACCCCGCTGCTGGTCCGGGAGATCGGCTTCGCCGAGGCGACCGTCCCCTACCTGATCATGCTGATCTGGGCGGGCGTCACCGCCGGCAGCCTCCTCGCCGGACCCGCCGAACGCCTCGGCACGAGGGGGCTCGCGGCGCTGCTCGCGGGCGCGGCGCTCGCCCTTGCCGTCGGCGCCGCGGCCCGCTCACTGGCCGGTATCGCCCTGCTGAGCCTCGCCTTCGCCGGGTTCCAGCTGGCGGAGGTGCTCGCCGACGTCCGCCTCCAGCACCGGATCGACGAGTCCCGCCGGGCCACGCTCACCTCCGTGGCGAGCCTCGGCACCGAGCTGGCCACGGTCGCCACCTTCGGTGTGTACGCGCTGCTCGGCACGGGCGCCGCGCACAGCACGGTCTTCGCGGTGCTCGCGGTTCCCTACCTCGTGACGGCGCTGGCTCTGGCTAGAAGCCGGGCCGCCACGGCACGACCGTGA
- a CDS encoding ABC transporter permease, which yields MTTTLTRVDTAPAAARKRRRRALGGSLAVAPLLVFTALAFGLPALAMLDGAFTVKDPATGATSYSADNLTASLQGAYLTALLGSVKLSAVSAALGALLGLPLAQAVVTSRFRALREAVLTASGVLANFGGVPLAFAFVATLGNAGVLTRHLGLTDKGWDLYSFWGLVLVYLYFLIPLMVLTITPALDGLRSQWREAAQNNGATAVQYWRHVALPVLLPTLLGGFVLLFGSAFAAYATAAAMVGSSVPLVTLQIADALSGNVLVGQENVALALSLDMVLVAGLVMAVYLPLQRRSARWLA from the coding sequence ATGACGACCACCCTCACCCGGGTCGACACGGCGCCTGCCGCTGCGCGCAAGCGGCGGCGCCGTGCCCTGGGCGGCTCGCTCGCCGTCGCCCCGCTGCTCGTTTTCACCGCGCTCGCCTTCGGACTGCCCGCCCTGGCCATGCTGGACGGCGCCTTCACCGTCAAGGACCCGGCCACCGGCGCGACTTCGTACAGCGCCGACAACCTGACCGCCTCGCTCCAGGGCGCGTACCTCACGGCACTGCTCGGCAGCGTCAAGCTGTCCGCCGTCTCCGCCGCGCTCGGCGCCCTCCTCGGGCTGCCGCTCGCCCAGGCCGTGGTGACCTCCCGTTTCCGCGCCCTGCGTGAGGCCGTGCTCACCGCGTCCGGGGTACTCGCCAACTTCGGTGGCGTCCCGCTGGCCTTCGCCTTCGTCGCCACGCTCGGCAACGCCGGTGTGCTGACCCGCCACCTGGGCCTCACGGACAAGGGCTGGGACCTCTACAGCTTCTGGGGCCTGGTCCTCGTCTACCTGTACTTCCTGATCCCGCTGATGGTCCTCACCATCACCCCGGCCCTGGACGGCCTGCGCTCCCAGTGGCGCGAGGCGGCGCAGAACAACGGCGCCACGGCCGTGCAGTACTGGCGCCATGTGGCCCTGCCGGTCCTGCTGCCCACGCTCCTCGGCGGGTTCGTCCTGCTCTTCGGCAGCGCCTTCGCCGCCTACGCCACCGCCGCCGCGATGGTGGGCAGTTCCGTCCCGCTGGTCACCCTCCAGATCGCCGACGCCCTCTCCGGCAACGTGCTGGTCGGCCAGGAGAACGTGGCGCTGGCCCTCAGCCTCGACATGGTTCTGGTCGCCGGCCTGGTCATGGCCGTGTACCTGCCCCTGCAACGACGGAGCGCGCGATGGCTCGCCTGA
- a CDS encoding GntR family transcriptional regulator, which yields MTARHEEIADELRRAIDREEYTVGSLLPAETDLAAQYGVSRGTVRQAVAALTAEGLIGSRQGARRVVLASRRSQSFAELRSFAQWAHAMGREATGHVVAQEHRPATKEDAVRLQLSPGTPVLHVLRMRGLDGEPVLLERTVYADWIAPAVEAIEPDCPSVTQRLYDDTGLVFAYGEHVIDAVSAGAQDAELLGIRRTSPLLRVRRVTTTREGRPVEWSDDRYRSDAVSFSVHNSIDNNALARKTAD from the coding sequence ATGACGGCGCGACACGAGGAGATCGCAGACGAACTGCGTCGGGCGATCGACCGCGAGGAGTACACGGTCGGCTCGCTGCTGCCCGCCGAGACGGATCTCGCGGCCCAGTACGGCGTCTCGCGCGGGACGGTCCGGCAGGCCGTCGCGGCACTGACCGCCGAGGGCCTCATCGGCTCACGCCAGGGCGCCCGACGGGTGGTCCTGGCCAGCCGCCGCAGCCAGAGCTTCGCCGAACTGCGCAGCTTCGCCCAGTGGGCGCACGCGATGGGGCGGGAGGCGACCGGCCACGTGGTCGCGCAGGAACACCGGCCCGCGACGAAGGAGGACGCCGTACGCCTCCAACTGAGCCCCGGAACCCCGGTGTTGCATGTCCTGCGGATGCGCGGCCTGGACGGCGAGCCGGTCCTGCTGGAGCGCACGGTCTACGCCGACTGGATCGCCCCGGCCGTCGAGGCCATAGAGCCCGACTGCCCTTCCGTCACCCAACGCCTGTACGACGACACGGGGTTGGTCTTCGCCTACGGCGAGCACGTCATCGACGCGGTGTCAGCGGGCGCCCAGGACGCCGAGTTGCTGGGCATCCGCCGCACGAGCCCCTTGCTCCGGGTCCGCCGCGTGACGACGACCCGCGAGGGTCGCCCGGTGGAGTGGTCGGACGACCGCTACCGCTCGGACGCGGTGAGCTTCAGCGTGCACAACTCGATCGACAACAACGCCCTGGCCCGCAAGACGGCCGATTGA
- a CDS encoding amino acid permease yields MLDQGAPPQNPSQTAAPASLGVGARLMRRKPVEHLVAEGGQGEGGSLRRSLGMWQLTMISIGATLGTGIFVVLGDAVPEAGPAVTLAFVIAGLTALFSALSYAELAGSIPVAGSSYSYAYATMGELVAWVCGWCLVLEYGVSVAAVAVGWGEYLNELLDGTIGVTIPSVLSSAPGEGGIINLPALIVVLLAMIFLLGGVRESARANTIMVAVKIAALVLFCAVGFMGFKSGNYEDFMPLGMAGVSAAGATLFFSYIGFDAASTAGEEAKDPKRDLPRAIMLSLIIVTALYVLVAGVAVGAWNWTKFEGSEASLAAIMNDVSGQTFWGTLLALGAVISIASVVLTVLYGQTRILFAMSRDGLVPKALGKVHKKTGAPRLNTIIVSLFCGALAALIPLGKLVDATSIGTLFAFALVNIAVIILRYRRPELERTFRVPFGPVLPVLGFLFCAYNMFSLDTVTWVVFGFWMAAGLVFYFVYGYRRSRLATPEVK; encoded by the coding sequence GTGCTCGATCAAGGCGCACCCCCGCAGAACCCAAGCCAGACCGCCGCCCCCGCGTCCCTCGGAGTCGGCGCGCGCCTCATGCGTCGCAAGCCCGTGGAACACCTGGTCGCGGAGGGTGGCCAGGGTGAGGGAGGGTCCCTGCGGCGCTCTCTCGGCATGTGGCAGCTGACCATGATCAGCATCGGTGCCACCCTCGGCACCGGCATTTTCGTCGTCCTCGGCGACGCCGTCCCGGAGGCCGGTCCCGCGGTCACCCTGGCCTTCGTGATCGCCGGTCTCACGGCGCTGTTCTCGGCCCTGTCGTACGCCGAGCTGGCCGGCAGCATCCCGGTCGCGGGCTCCTCGTACTCGTATGCGTACGCAACGATGGGCGAGCTGGTCGCGTGGGTCTGCGGCTGGTGCCTGGTGTTGGAGTACGGCGTGTCGGTGGCCGCCGTCGCCGTCGGCTGGGGCGAGTACCTCAACGAGCTGCTTGACGGGACGATAGGCGTCACCATCCCGTCCGTGCTGTCCTCGGCGCCCGGTGAGGGTGGGATCATCAACCTGCCCGCCCTGATCGTCGTGCTGCTGGCGATGATCTTCCTGCTCGGTGGCGTCCGGGAGTCCGCCCGGGCCAACACGATCATGGTCGCCGTCAAGATCGCCGCGCTGGTGCTGTTCTGCGCGGTCGGCTTCATGGGCTTCAAGTCCGGCAACTACGAGGACTTCATGCCGCTCGGCATGGCGGGCGTGAGCGCGGCGGGTGCGACGCTGTTCTTCTCGTACATCGGCTTTGACGCCGCCTCCACCGCGGGCGAGGAGGCGAAGGACCCCAAGCGGGACCTGCCGCGGGCGATCATGCTGTCGCTGATCATCGTGACCGCGCTGTACGTGCTCGTCGCGGGTGTCGCCGTCGGTGCCTGGAACTGGACCAAGTTCGAGGGCTCCGAGGCCTCCCTCGCCGCGATCATGAACGACGTCAGCGGGCAGACCTTCTGGGGCACCCTGCTCGCCCTCGGTGCGGTCATCTCCATCGCGAGCGTCGTCCTCACCGTGCTCTACGGCCAGACCCGCATCCTCTTCGCGATGTCCCGCGACGGCCTGGTCCCGAAGGCGCTCGGCAAGGTCCACAAGAAGACCGGCGCGCCCCGTCTCAACACGATCATCGTGTCCCTCTTCTGCGGTGCGCTCGCGGCCCTCATCCCGCTGGGCAAGCTCGTCGACGCGACCAGCATCGGCACGCTGTTCGCCTTCGCGCTGGTCAACATCGCGGTGATCATCCTGCGGTACCGGCGGCCGGAGCTCGAGCGCACGTTCAGGGTGCCGTTCGGGCCGGTGCTGCCGGTGCTGGGCTTCCTGTTCTGCGCGTACAACATGTTCAGCCTGGACACCGTGACCTGGGTGGTCTTCGGGTTCTGGATGGCGGCCGGTCTCGTGTTCTACTTCGTGTACGGCTATCGCCGTTCCCGTCTTGCGACACCAGAAGTGAAGTGA
- a CDS encoding Lrp/AsnC family transcriptional regulator, with the protein MLNDLDERIVHALAEDARRSYADIGQLVGLSAPAVKRRVDRLRATGAITGFTVRVDPAALGWETEGFVEIYCRHNTSPETIRRGLERYQEVVAASTVTGDADAVVQVFASDMRHFERVLERIAGEPFVERTKSVLVLSPLLRRFSSGSPT; encoded by the coding sequence GTGCTGAACGATCTCGACGAACGCATCGTGCACGCCCTCGCCGAGGATGCCCGCCGCTCCTACGCGGACATCGGGCAACTGGTCGGCCTGTCCGCGCCCGCCGTGAAACGGCGCGTGGACCGGCTGCGCGCCACCGGAGCGATCACCGGATTCACCGTACGGGTGGATCCGGCGGCGCTCGGCTGGGAGACCGAGGGGTTCGTCGAGATCTACTGCCGGCACAACACCTCGCCGGAGACGATCCGGCGGGGGCTTGAGCGGTACCAGGAGGTCGTGGCGGCGTCCACGGTGACCGGTGACGCGGATGCGGTCGTGCAGGTCTTCGCCTCCGACATGCGGCACTTCGAGCGGGTCCTCGAGCGGATCGCGGGGGAGCCGTTCGTGGAGCGGACCAAGTCTGTGCTGGTGCTGTCGCCGTTGTTGCGGCGGTTTTCTTCCGGGTCGCCCACGTAG
- a CDS encoding ABC transporter permease has translation MARLNLWRWGVLGLAGLYFLVPLAASVIFTVDVPGQGLTFDAYGQIFSTDGFTSSLLLSLELALATIAVVLLLMVPAMVALRLGAPRLRSVVEIVCSLPLVVPPIAFVAGIGTVLKWGPEHLSRTPLFQTFVAIQNPDFPFVLVLAYVVMALPFVYRALDAGLRAIDVPTLVEAARSCGASWPQALVQAVLPNLRGALLNASFLTLALVLGEFTVAQLLGFQPFAVWIVNVSGSQAQLSVAVSVLSLLVTWVLLLVLAGFGGRTRPTSRG, from the coding sequence ATGGCTCGCCTGAACCTGTGGCGGTGGGGCGTGCTCGGCCTCGCCGGCCTGTACTTCCTGGTGCCGCTCGCCGCGTCGGTGATCTTCACGGTCGACGTGCCCGGGCAGGGCCTCACCTTCGACGCCTACGGCCAGATCTTCTCCACCGACGGCTTCACCTCCAGCCTGCTGCTCTCCCTGGAGCTGGCCCTCGCCACCATCGCCGTCGTCCTGCTGCTGATGGTGCCCGCGATGGTCGCGCTGCGGCTCGGCGCGCCCCGGCTGCGGTCCGTCGTCGAGATCGTGTGCTCGCTGCCGCTGGTCGTGCCGCCCATCGCGTTCGTCGCCGGGATCGGGACGGTGCTGAAGTGGGGGCCCGAGCACCTGTCGCGGACGCCGCTGTTCCAGACGTTCGTCGCGATCCAGAACCCCGACTTCCCGTTCGTGCTCGTCCTCGCCTACGTCGTGATGGCGCTGCCGTTCGTGTACCGGGCACTGGACGCCGGGCTGCGTGCCATCGACGTGCCCACCCTCGTGGAGGCCGCCCGCAGCTGCGGAGCGAGCTGGCCGCAGGCGCTGGTGCAGGCCGTCCTGCCCAACCTGCGCGGCGCCCTGCTCAACGCCTCCTTCCTCACCCTCGCCCTGGTGCTCGGCGAGTTCACCGTGGCGCAGCTGCTCGGCTTCCAGCCCTTCGCGGTGTGGATCGTGAACGTCAGCGGCTCGCAGGCCCAGCTGTCCGTCGCCGTGTCCGTGCTCAGCCTGCTCGTGACCTGGGTGCTGCTCCTTGTGCTCGCCGGCTTCGGCGGCCGTACCCGTCCTACCTCCCGGGGATGA
- a CDS encoding ABC transporter ATP-binding protein, whose product MTVLEKTAPEKAVAQAATVEFRGLRREFGTTVALDGLDLTVRPGELLALLGPSGCGKTTALRMLAGFEHPDSGQVLVDGEDVTGIPAHRRDAGMVFQSYSLFPHLSALDNVAFGLRMRKVRTAERRARAAELLELVGLADKGESYPHQLSGGQQQRIALARALALRPRVLLLDEPLSALDAKVRLTLREEIRRLQRELGITTLFVTHDQEEALSMADRVAVMRSGRLEQCAAPAELYGRPATAFVAEFVGTMSRIPGRLVEDGVEVLGRRLPVDGDAPSVSDVDVLVRPEAVTVRADDAADARVVATAFLGATTRLTVRLADGTEVKADLPAHETAALGAGTAVSVSLPERPVLVAERSR is encoded by the coding sequence ATGACCGTGCTTGAAAAGACAGCGCCCGAAAAGGCAGTGGCGCAGGCCGCCACCGTCGAATTCCGGGGACTGCGCCGGGAGTTCGGAACCACCGTCGCCCTCGACGGACTCGACCTGACCGTGCGACCGGGTGAACTCCTCGCTCTGCTCGGCCCGTCCGGCTGCGGCAAGACCACCGCGCTGCGCATGCTCGCCGGGTTCGAGCACCCCGACTCCGGCCAGGTGCTGGTGGACGGCGAGGACGTCACCGGTATCCCCGCGCATCGCCGGGACGCCGGGATGGTCTTCCAGTCGTACAGCCTCTTCCCGCATCTGAGCGCCCTCGACAACGTGGCGTTCGGGCTGCGCATGCGCAAGGTGCGCACCGCCGAACGGCGTGCCCGCGCCGCCGAGTTGCTGGAGCTGGTCGGCCTCGCCGACAAGGGCGAGAGCTACCCGCACCAGCTCTCCGGTGGCCAGCAGCAGCGCATCGCCCTGGCCAGGGCCCTCGCCCTGCGCCCGCGCGTCCTGCTGCTCGACGAGCCGCTGTCGGCGCTCGACGCCAAGGTGCGGCTGACGCTGCGCGAGGAGATCCGGCGGCTCCAGCGGGAGCTGGGCATCACCACCCTGTTCGTCACCCACGACCAGGAGGAGGCCCTGTCGATGGCCGACCGGGTCGCGGTCATGCGCTCCGGACGGCTCGAACAGTGCGCCGCTCCGGCCGAGTTGTACGGCCGCCCCGCCACGGCCTTCGTCGCCGAGTTCGTCGGCACGATGAGCCGCATTCCGGGCCGGCTCGTCGAGGACGGCGTCGAGGTGCTGGGCCGGCGGCTGCCGGTCGACGGCGACGCACCCTCGGTGTCCGACGTCGACGTGCTGGTGCGGCCCGAAGCGGTGACGGTGCGCGCCGACGACGCGGCCGACGCACGCGTGGTCGCCACGGCGTTCCTCGGCGCCACCACCCGGCTGACCGTACGGCTCGCCGACGGCACCGAGGTCAAGGCCGACCTGCCCGCGCACGAGACGGCCGCGCTCGGCGCCGGCACCGCGGTCAGCGTGTCGCTGCCGGAGCGGCCGGTGCTGGTGGCCGAACGTAGCCGCTGA
- a CDS encoding ABC transporter substrate-binding protein, which produces MSVSLPRNAALGGALAVVAVLALSACGAAPDNASTSADGKSAATATSAADLGGMDKLVEAAKKEGTLHAMALPRDWANYGALIDGFEKKYGIKVEVENPDGSSQDEINAVTSRKGQDRAPDVLDLGSSFAISAAQQGLLAPYKVEAFADIPEGQKDAQARWFNDYGGYISIGCDAKRVKECPKTFADLLKPQYKGQVALNGNPTKSGSAFGGVYAAALANGGSFDDIQPGLDFFAKLKKNGNYTPVESTPATVEKGETPISIDWDYLNAGYAEEFKSKGVDWQVSVPSDGQFSQYYSQAINKDAPHPATARLWQEYLYSAEGQNLWLKGYARPALMTAMDKAGTLDKAAAAKLPEVSGTPSFPTEEQQNKAKTVLGQGWAKAVSG; this is translated from the coding sequence GTGTCCGTTTCCCTGCCGAGAAACGCCGCTCTCGGCGGTGCGCTCGCCGTCGTCGCCGTGCTCGCCCTGAGCGCCTGTGGCGCCGCCCCCGACAACGCGTCCACCTCCGCCGACGGCAAGAGCGCCGCCACCGCCACCTCCGCCGCAGACCTGGGCGGGATGGACAAGCTGGTCGAGGCGGCCAAGAAGGAGGGCACGCTGCACGCCATGGCGCTGCCCCGCGACTGGGCCAACTACGGCGCCCTCATCGACGGCTTCGAGAAGAAGTACGGCATCAAGGTCGAGGTCGAGAACCCCGACGGCTCCAGCCAGGACGAGATCAACGCCGTGACGTCGCGCAAGGGGCAGGACCGCGCCCCTGACGTGCTCGACCTCGGCAGCTCCTTCGCGATCAGCGCCGCCCAGCAGGGGTTGCTCGCGCCGTACAAGGTGGAGGCCTTCGCCGACATCCCCGAGGGCCAGAAGGACGCGCAGGCCCGCTGGTTCAACGACTACGGCGGCTACATCTCCATCGGGTGCGACGCCAAGCGCGTCAAGGAGTGCCCGAAGACCTTCGCCGACCTGCTGAAGCCGCAGTACAAGGGCCAGGTCGCCCTCAACGGCAACCCCACCAAGTCCGGCTCGGCCTTCGGCGGCGTGTACGCGGCGGCGCTCGCGAACGGCGGCTCCTTCGACGACATCCAGCCCGGCCTGGACTTCTTCGCCAAGCTGAAGAAGAACGGCAACTACACGCCCGTCGAGTCGACCCCGGCCACCGTCGAGAAGGGCGAGACGCCCATCAGCATCGACTGGGACTACCTCAACGCCGGATACGCCGAGGAGTTCAAGTCCAAGGGCGTCGACTGGCAGGTGTCGGTGCCGAGCGACGGCCAGTTCTCGCAGTACTACTCCCAGGCGATCAACAAGGACGCCCCGCACCCCGCGACCGCCCGCCTGTGGCAGGAGTACCTCTACAGCGCCGAGGGCCAGAACCTGTGGCTCAAGGGCTATGCCCGGCCGGCCCTGATGACGGCCATGGACAAGGCCGGCACCCTCGACAAGGCGGCCGCGGCCAAGCTGCCCGAGGTCTCCGGCACGCCCTCCTTCCCGACCGAGGAGCAGCAGAACAAGGCCAAGACGGTCCTCGGCCAGGGCTGGGCGAAGGCCGTCTCCGGATGA
- a CDS encoding Repetin has product MNHRAKIVVLGCALLLTAGAAATATASGDAPRQREAAALTGTAKLYRSAGDDITFSFDAHLAAKDTADPTKATGTFEFSHYLNGEGARAKAKVDCLLTGGKVAVVSGVITSSDLPGAEGKRVGVTVHDVGGHDRLGYSWASTGSPVETKELPKCVSSAPFEKVKKGTGDFTVVPWRPGF; this is encoded by the coding sequence ATGAACCACCGTGCAAAGATCGTTGTGCTCGGCTGTGCACTCCTGCTCACGGCCGGAGCCGCTGCCACCGCAACCGCGTCCGGCGACGCGCCGCGGCAGCGCGAGGCCGCCGCGCTGACCGGCACCGCCAAGCTGTACCGCTCGGCCGGGGACGACATCACGTTCTCGTTCGACGCGCACCTGGCGGCGAAGGACACGGCCGACCCGACGAAGGCCACCGGCACCTTCGAGTTCAGCCACTACCTGAACGGCGAGGGCGCCCGGGCGAAGGCGAAGGTCGACTGTCTGCTGACCGGTGGGAAGGTGGCCGTCGTCTCCGGGGTCATCACCTCCTCCGACCTGCCGGGCGCCGAGGGCAAGCGGGTCGGCGTCACCGTCCACGACGTCGGCGGCCACGACCGGCTCGGCTACAGCTGGGCCTCCACGGGCAGCCCCGTCGAGACGAAGGAGCTGCCCAAGTGCGTGAGCTCCGCCCCCTTCGAGAAGGTCAAGAAGGGGACGGGCGACTTCACGGTCGTGCCGTGGCGGCCCGGCTTCTAG
- a CDS encoding HAD-IA family hydrolase produces the protein MTRLPLQAVLFDMDGTLVDTERLWWEAVEQVAGRALTEADEPQVLGRAVEHTADWLSGVTGTPADTLAEVLHREFADRVRAGIVPRPGALDLLDALAREGVLTALVTASPRAVAETVLEALGADRFAVSVTADDTDRTKPAPDPYLAACRLLDVDPAACVAVEDTETGVASAEAAGCTVLAVPSLAPIDAGPGRTVLDGLTGVTPQRLRALLPYRLRVMSWNLWYGGTKVHDHRAKQLKVIAETDVDVVGLQETYGTAAEELAEALGWYHHRAGENLGIISRYPVTAPLGDPDVGFYGAAGVRVRVGGEEVDVWTAHLDYTPYGPYESAFDGLPAADLIAHEEVRLDQMRETLRRIEETADPAAPVVLVGDFNSPSHLDRPDVEWPVTKAAEEAGLRDSYREAHPDPRAHPGHTWSPIHPVHEDGSGRPEPQDRIDFVLHRGLRVLDSETCVSGHPRPWPDVEHNEWPSDHAAVITTFALPAAHYEGATNSLHE, from the coding sequence GTGACCCGACTCCCGCTCCAGGCCGTCTTGTTCGACATGGACGGCACGCTCGTCGACACCGAGCGGCTGTGGTGGGAGGCGGTGGAGCAGGTGGCCGGCCGGGCCCTGACCGAGGCGGACGAGCCTCAGGTGCTCGGCCGGGCCGTCGAACACACCGCCGACTGGCTGTCCGGTGTCACCGGCACCCCGGCGGACACGCTCGCCGAGGTGCTGCACCGGGAGTTCGCGGATCGCGTCCGCGCCGGCATCGTGCCCCGACCGGGCGCGCTCGACCTGCTCGACGCGCTCGCCCGCGAGGGCGTACTGACGGCTCTGGTGACCGCGTCCCCGAGAGCTGTCGCCGAAACCGTCCTCGAAGCCCTCGGCGCCGACCGCTTCGCCGTCTCCGTCACCGCTGACGACACCGACCGCACCAAGCCCGCCCCCGACCCCTACCTCGCCGCCTGCCGCCTCCTCGACGTCGACCCGGCGGCCTGCGTGGCCGTCGAGGACACCGAGACGGGCGTCGCCTCCGCCGAGGCCGCGGGCTGCACGGTGCTCGCGGTGCCCTCGCTCGCCCCGATCGACGCGGGGCCAGGCCGGACCGTCCTGGACGGCCTGACGGGCGTCACCCCGCAGCGGCTGCGCGCCCTGCTGCCGTACCGGCTCCGCGTCATGAGCTGGAACCTCTGGTACGGCGGCACCAAGGTCCACGACCACCGTGCCAAGCAGCTCAAGGTCATCGCCGAGACCGACGTGGACGTGGTCGGGCTCCAGGAGACGTACGGCACCGCCGCCGAAGAACTCGCCGAGGCACTCGGCTGGTACCACCACCGCGCCGGGGAGAACCTCGGGATCATCAGCCGGTACCCCGTCACGGCCCCCCTCGGCGACCCCGACGTCGGGTTCTACGGGGCCGCCGGGGTTCGTGTCCGCGTAGGAGGCGAGGAGGTCGACGTCTGGACGGCCCACCTGGACTACACGCCGTACGGGCCGTACGAGTCCGCGTTCGACGGGCTGCCGGCCGCCGACCTGATCGCCCACGAGGAGGTCCGGCTCGACCAGATGCGGGAGACCCTGCGCCGGATCGAGGAGACGGCCGACCCCGCCGCGCCCGTCGTCCTCGTCGGCGACTTCAACAGCCCCTCCCACCTGGACCGGCCGGACGTGGAATGGCCGGTGACCAAGGCGGCCGAGGAGGCGGGGCTGCGGGACTCCTACCGCGAGGCCCACCCCGACCCGAGGGCCCACCCCGGCCACACCTGGTCGCCGATCCACCCCGTGCACGAGGACGGCAGCGGGCGCCCGGAGCCGCAGGACCGGATCGACTTCGTCCTCCACCGTGGCCTGCGCGTGCTCGACTCCGAGACCTGCGTCAGCGGCCACCCGCGCCCCTGGCCGGACGTCGAGCACAACGAGTGGCCGTCCGACCACGCAGCCGTCATCACCACCTTCGCGCTGCCCGCCGCCCACTACGAGGGAGCCACAAACTCCCTGCACGAGTGA
- a CDS encoding carbon-nitrogen hydrolase family protein: MRSALLQSSGRPGSTVENLKVLDEAAGRAAAAGAGLLVTPEMFLTGYAIGDDIARLAEPADGECADAIAETATRHGLAVVYGYPERDGDAVFNSAQLISADGTRLANYRKTHLFGCFERDHFTPGEQQVVQADLEGLRVGLLICYDVEFPENVRAHALAGTDLLVVPTAQMHPFQFVAESMIPVRAFENQMYVAYVNRVGREGEFEFVGLSTLAGPDGVARTRAGRGDELVLADVDPVFLAASREANPYLTDRRPGLYGTLV, encoded by the coding sequence ATGCGCTCCGCCCTGCTCCAGAGCTCCGGCCGCCCCGGCTCGACCGTCGAGAACCTCAAGGTCCTCGACGAGGCCGCGGGCCGCGCCGCCGCGGCGGGCGCCGGACTGCTGGTCACGCCGGAGATGTTTCTGACCGGGTACGCGATCGGCGACGACATCGCCCGCCTCGCCGAGCCCGCCGACGGCGAGTGCGCGGACGCGATCGCCGAGACAGCCACCCGGCACGGCCTGGCCGTCGTCTACGGCTACCCCGAGCGGGACGGCGACGCCGTCTTCAACTCCGCCCAGTTGATCTCCGCCGACGGCACCCGCCTCGCCAACTACCGCAAGACCCACCTCTTCGGCTGCTTCGAGCGCGACCACTTCACGCCGGGCGAGCAGCAGGTCGTCCAGGCCGACCTCGAAGGCCTCCGCGTCGGGCTCCTGATCTGCTACGACGTCGAGTTCCCGGAGAACGTCCGCGCCCACGCCCTCGCCGGTACGGACCTCCTCGTCGTGCCGACCGCGCAGATGCACCCGTTCCAGTTCGTCGCCGAGTCGATGATCCCGGTGCGCGCCTTCGAGAACCAGATGTACGTCGCGTACGTCAACCGGGTCGGCCGGGAAGGGGAGTTCGAGTTCGTCGGTCTCTCCACGCTCGCCGGCCCCGACGGGGTCGCCCGTACCCGCGCCGGCCGCGGTGACGAGCTCGTCCTCGCCGACGTCGACCCCGTCTTCCTCGCCGCCTCGCGCGAGGCGAACCCGTATCTGACCGACCGCCGCCCCGGCCTCTACGGGACGCTCGTCTGA